Proteins encoded within one genomic window of Ranitomeya variabilis isolate aRanVar5 chromosome 4, aRanVar5.hap1, whole genome shotgun sequence:
- the LOC143767809 gene encoding IgGFc-binding protein-like has product MLLVSPGPGINIAPSRVVTDRSTRGADMESLSFMKFHLWALLLCGSGLLVGFKGTAGQIPIGADECNPAGTKFVLVFQSNAIDIPVWEINTEGPCTFFDSFPTSTIHFDNNRAATVWKGEPATFEYPNPQQIIGSGISSGSMIIKANANITVMSRNFGGTSGDVALHYPVDQWGTKYTIFTPTDGPSKHRAQFSVVAQESDILTTITMVLSGTVYYNGKNYNKGDTMTVDLEPFQFLQMQSTDDLSGTTVTSQHPAAVLSGHSCVPGVGGCSLVYEQLLPEKTWGKSYYVSVPSFLSSDSQVYVLASKPTYLEYQSGEEKQKTNLEARKPMKFNVSASKPLSIHSTENIQAFLYGFSGNFEGKPFGSFLTKIPDTESFFHNYKLIGQKGFDNNLAIITAKASSVSGFFFNGKPLQNAEWKAIPNSEYVSSEINYGGGFSSNTMQNLIAPFGLITIGYSGDMAYGTVAAGIQAPVCSLLGSNGICLQAIIQ; this is encoded by the exons TATCATTTATGAAATTTCACCTGTGGGCTCTATTACTTTGTG GATCGGGTCTACTGGTGGGATTCAAAGGAACGGCAGGACAGATACCAATTG GAGCAGACGAATGCAATCCAGCAGGAACAAAATTTGTTCTGGTGTTTCAGTCAAATGCAATAGATATTCCTGTATGGGAAATCAATACTGAGGGGCCTTGTACATTTTTCGACTCGTTTCCTACATCCACGATACATTTTGATAACAATAGGGCGGCCACAGTTTGGAAAGGAGAACCAGCAACATTCGAGTACCCAAATCCCCAGCAGATTATAGGATCAGGGATATCTTCCGGTAGCATGATCATTAAAGCCAATGCTAACATTACCGTGATGTCCCGTAACTTTGGAGGAACCAGTGGAGACGTTGCTTTGCATTACCCGGTTGACCAGTGGGGAACTAAATACACCATATTCACCCCGACTGATGGACCTTCAAAACACCGTGCACAATTTTCTGTTGTTGCTCAGGAGTCAGACATTTTAACTACAATTACCATGGTCCTCAGTGGAACTGTATATTACAATGGGAAGAATTATAATAAGGGTGACACCATGACTGTGGATCTGGAGCCATTCCAGTTCCTGCAGATGCAGAGTACAGATGACCTCTCCGGAACCACGGTGACCTCTCAACATCCTGCGGCCGTCCTATCTGGCCATTCATGTGTTCCTGGTGTTGGAGGTTGCAGCCTTGTTTATGAACAGCTCCTGCCAGAAAAAACTTGGGGAAAGTCCTACTATGTCTCAGTCCCGTCCTTCTTATCTAGTGACAGCCAAGTTTATGTCTTGGCATCTAAACCCACTTATCTGGAGTACCAGTCAGGTGAAGAAAAGCAGAAGACCAACTTAGAAGCAAGAAAACCGATGAAGTTTAATGTTTCTGCGTCCAAACCCTTATCCATCCACAGCACAGAGAATATTCAGGCTTTTCTTTATGGCTTTAGTGGAAATTTTGAAGGCAAACCCTTTGGATCTTTCCTGACCAAAATCCCAGATACTGAATCATTCTTCCATAATTACAAACTCATTGGGCAGAAGGGATTTGACAATAATTTGGCCATTATTACAGCGAAGGCCTCAAGTGTATCTGGATTCTTTTTTAATGGGAAACCTCTACAAAATGCAGAATGGAAGGCTATCCCTAACTCTGAGTACGTCTCATCAGAAATTAATTATGGTGGAGGCTTCAGTTCCAACACAATGCAAAATCTCATAGCACCTTTCGGACTCATAACTATTGGGTACTCAGGGGACATGGCGTATGGGACAGTGGCAGCGGGAATACAAG CTCCTGTGTGTTCACTACTCGGATCAAATG gaattTGTCTACAGGCGATCATACAATGA